The following proteins are co-located in the Helicobacter sp. 'house sparrow 1' genome:
- the hypE gene encoding hydrogenase expression/formation protein HypE, with protein sequence MQTIQIAHGSGGAQTNELIEKIFLKYLGSFFVSQGEDGGVFDANSKKYVVSTDSFVVSPLFFSGGDIGKLSICGSSNDVVMMGAIPRFVTLGFIMEEGLEISVLEKILESMQKELAQTNLKILSADTKVVGKGSVDKIFINTTAIGEVICDISIQNLQEEDVIILSSDIGNHGSVIFCERNDLGITSNIQSDCKQLYGLLENILKNNEIKIHTIRDATRGGLASVLNEWAQSSQMDILIQEEAIRISNEVRGICEILGLEAYALANEGVCVIALPQRYANQVLEMLQSHSDGKNASIIGKVIQKQTQFPRVILQNAWGSKRFLDLPQGELLPRIC encoded by the coding sequence ATGCAAACAATACAGATTGCACACGGTAGTGGTGGGGCACAAACAAATGAATTAATTGAAAAGATTTTTTTGAAGTATCTAGGAAGTTTTTTTGTAAGTCAAGGGGAAGATGGGGGAGTGTTTGATGCAAACTCTAAGAAATATGTAGTTAGTACAGATTCTTTTGTGGTAAGTCCTTTATTTTTTTCTGGAGGAGATATAGGAAAGCTTAGTATTTGTGGAAGTAGTAATGATGTAGTAATGATGGGTGCTATTCCTAGATTTGTAACCTTAGGATTTATTATGGAGGAAGGGCTTGAAATTTCTGTGTTAGAGAAGATTTTAGAGTCAATGCAAAAGGAATTAGCTCAAACCAACTTAAAAATTTTATCTGCTGATACCAAGGTGGTTGGTAAGGGCAGTGTGGATAAAATCTTTATTAATACTACTGCGATTGGGGAGGTTATTTGTGATATTAGCATCCAAAATCTTCAAGAAGAGGATGTAATTATTTTAAGTAGTGATATTGGAAATCACGGTAGCGTTATTTTTTGTGAAAGAAATGATTTAGGCATTACTTCAAATATTCAAAGTGATTGCAAACAACTTTATGGACTACTTGAGAACATCTTAAAAAATAATGAAATAAAAATTCATACAATAAGAGATGCTACAAGAGGCGGATTAGCATCTGTTTTAAACGAATGGGCTCAATCTTCTCAAATGGATATTTTAATCCAAGAGGAGGCAATTAGAATTAGTAATGAAGTAAGGGGTATTTGCGAGATTTTAGGACTTGAAGCCTATGCTTTGGCAAATGAGGGGGTTTGTGTAATAGCCTTGCCTCAAAGATATGCAAATCAGGTCTTAGAAATGCTTCAATCCCATAGTGATGGAAAAAATGCAAGTATTATTGGAAAAGTTATCCAAAAACAAACACAATTCCCAAGAGTAATATTGCAAAATGCCTGGGGAAGCAAAAGATTTTTAGATCTTCCACAAGGGGAATTGCTTCCTAGAATTTGTTAG
- the pyrC gene encoding dihydroorotase, with protein sequence MDTITLKNPLDMHLHLREGEILESVLPFSADRFLGGVVMPNLKQPLTNANLADNYYQEIKRLAKDFYPIMSIYLNQELNQKELEKALEKGFKVLKLYPKGSTTNSSNGVEDILDDGVLKILEIAQDLGFILSIHGESNGFSLDREYEFLKVFEKLSKNFPKLKIILEHMSDHRSIQALENFENLYATLTLHHITMDLDDLLGKGLNPHYFCKPILKTPKDKEMLLELALQAHPKVSFGSDSAPHLLSKKLCENSSAGIFSAPYLLESLVELFEKHNALDNLQSFVSDNAIKNYNLSFKNTKLVKLIKQPTIIPSEISIGNDRIIPLNCGKTLQWKLA encoded by the coding sequence GTGGATACAATTACTTTAAAAAATCCTCTAGATATGCATTTGCATTTAAGAGAAGGAGAGATCTTAGAATCTGTATTACCATTTAGCGCGGATAGATTCCTAGGTGGTGTAGTAATGCCAAATTTAAAACAACCTCTTACAAATGCCAATCTTGCAGATAATTATTATCAAGAAATAAAAAGACTTGCAAAAGATTTTTATCCAATTATGAGTATCTATCTTAATCAAGAGTTAAATCAAAAAGAATTGGAAAAAGCACTTGAAAAGGGATTTAAAGTCTTAAAGCTTTATCCCAAAGGTTCTACTACAAATTCTTCCAATGGTGTTGAAGATATATTAGATGATGGGGTTTTAAAAATCTTAGAGATTGCGCAAGATTTAGGTTTTATTTTGAGTATTCATGGTGAAAGCAATGGTTTTAGCCTAGATAGAGAGTATGAGTTTTTAAAAGTATTTGAAAAACTATCTAAAAATTTTCCAAAATTAAAGATTATTTTAGAGCATATGAGTGATCATAGAAGCATTCAAGCCTTAGAAAACTTTGAGAATCTCTATGCAACACTGACTTTGCATCATATTACTATGGACCTAGATGACCTTTTGGGAAAAGGCTTAAATCCTCATTATTTTTGCAAGCCTATTCTCAAGACCCCAAAAGACAAAGAAATGCTTCTAGAGCTTGCGCTTCAAGCGCACCCTAAGGTATCTTTTGGTTCAGATAGTGCTCCACATCTTTTAAGTAAAAAATTATGTGAAAATAGCTCTGCTGGAATTTTTTCTGCTCCCTATCTACTTGAAAGTCTTGTAGAGCTTTTTGAAAAGCATAATGCTTTGGATAATTTACAAAGTTTTGTCAGCGACAATGCGATAAAAAACTATAATTTAAGTTTTAAAAATACAAAACTTGTTAAACTAATCAAGCAACCAACTATCATTCCTAGTGAAATTTCTATAGGCAATGACAGAATTATTCCTCTAAATTGTGGAAAAACTTTACAATGGAAATTGGCCTAA